The following coding sequences are from one Dehalococcoidia bacterium window:
- a CDS encoding J domain-containing protein, with protein sequence MDQKQWLILWEDYYEILQVHRNATLPVIEAAYRRLSQEYHPDKVNGDNSVMKSLNRAHDVLSDEVERRAYDCDWDIRDNLDRSSGTYSRQESSSHSASNREDDGNQELYLMEAEAMFGTSMSDKGDLVFTDRRLLYVPRLYTSDITVVSIPYHEIATARQENSYVVIPTLVICMRDGGQWKFVIQKGVIPSVLSFLQMLLDPATYHAYVAQFGQAMPIDLEERVFGNGKSAGAVREGECAAVVTGKFAVTLITNSQKRTGLIIIYSTGFAFYQNPVTPGQSPTASNAWRDVERIDSRGGTGLFRKHLLIHLHNGISFQFEVSRWDRSDISNALAKAIELYSPTP encoded by the coding sequence ATGGATCAGAAGCAGTGGCTAATACTATGGGAAGACTACTACGAAATCCTTCAGGTGCACAGGAATGCCACCCTTCCAGTGATCGAAGCCGCCTATCGACGCCTATCGCAGGAGTATCACCCAGACAAAGTCAACGGTGACAACTCTGTCATGAAGAGCCTCAATCGTGCTCATGATGTGCTGAGTGACGAAGTGGAGAGGAGAGCCTATGACTGCGACTGGGATATACGCGACAATCTTGATCGATCCTCCGGTACATATTCACGCCAAGAAAGTTCGAGTCATTCCGCTTCGAATCGCGAGGACGATGGTAATCAAGAACTTTATCTTATGGAAGCCGAGGCGATGTTTGGAACATCAATGTCAGATAAAGGCGATCTGGTCTTCACTGATAGAAGATTGCTCTATGTTCCAAGGCTGTATACATCTGATATCACCGTTGTCAGTATTCCGTATCATGAAATAGCTACCGCAAGACAGGAAAATTCGTATGTGGTGATCCCCACACTAGTCATCTGCATGAGAGATGGGGGGCAATGGAAGTTTGTGATCCAAAAGGGAGTAATACCATCTGTTCTCAGCTTCCTTCAAATGCTACTGGATCCGGCGACTTACCATGCATACGTGGCCCAGTTCGGACAAGCCATGCCTATCGACTTGGAAGAGCGTGTCTTTGGCAATGGCAAGAGCGCAGGAGCTGTGCGTGAGGGGGAGTGTGCTGCGGTCGTAACTGGAAAGTTTGCGGTCACACTGATCACAAACTCGCAAAAGCGCACGGGGCTGATCATAATATACAGCACCGGATTTGCATTCTATCAGAATCCTGTCACTCCGGGGCAGTCCCCGACGGCTAGCAATGCATGGAGGGATGTTGAGAGGATAGATAGCCGCGGGGGCACTGGCCTGTTCCGGAAGCATCTCTTGATTCACCTGCACAACGGGATATCGTTTCAGTTTGAGGTGAGCCGCTGGGATCGGTCTGACATTTCTAATGCCTTGGCCAAGGCCATTGAGCTATATTCGCCGACT